A stretch of Candidatus Methylacidiphilales bacterium DNA encodes these proteins:
- a CDS encoding PEP-CTERM sorting domain-containing protein (PEP-CTERM proteins occur, often in large numbers, in the proteomes of bacteria that also encode an exosortase, a predicted intramembrane cysteine proteinase. The presence of a PEP-CTERM domain at a protein's C-terminus predicts cleavage within the sorting domain, followed by covalent anchoring to some some component of the (usually Gram-negative) cell surface. Many PEP-CTERM proteins exhibit an unusual sequence composition that includes large numbers of potential glycosylation sites. Expression of one such protein has been shown restore the ability of a bacterium to form floc, a type of biofilm.), with product MKPFGTNNGFAGLWNLTGSPTNLPFIATSTTGTNGLTPETGGQNSYTWSFTLAQLGISPGASFNFVGIYLNAQDSFGNTFLSNEGFGNGLPNTNPGTGTATFTNFLTYTTIPEPSTYALIVGGLALLYFVVRRKATSQV from the coding sequence GTGAAACCATTTGGTACAAACAACGGATTTGCTGGATTGTGGAATTTAACGGGCAGTCCTACGAACTTACCGTTTATTGCAACCAGCACTACTGGAACAAATGGACTTACCCCTGAGACAGGTGGCCAAAATTCCTATACTTGGTCATTTACACTTGCTCAATTGGGAATTTCACCTGGCGCCTCATTTAACTTCGTCGGAATATACTTGAATGCACAGGATTCATTCGGTAATACCTTCCTCTCAAATGAAGGTTTCGGCAATGGGCTTCCTAATACGAATCCTGGCACGGGGACCGCAACGTTTACGAACTTCTTGACCTACACGACTATTCCTGAGCCTTCGACGTATGCTTTGATTGTGGGTGGGTTAGCGTTGTTGTATTTTGTGGTGCGGAGGAAAGCTACCAGCCAGGTGTGA